One window from the genome of Vidua chalybeata isolate OUT-0048 chromosome 3, bVidCha1 merged haplotype, whole genome shotgun sequence encodes:
- the EFCAB2 gene encoding dynein regulatory complex protein 8, whose translation MAEKEEKGEDGLVAEIEKKITEAFEVFDREANKTVDVREIGCIVRSLGCFPNEAEVQELLAKIEVEEPGGFVHLEKFLPVMTEVLLDRRFRPIPEDVILHAFEALDENKCGYITQEDLVKHLTEEGEPFTREEMEDMLAVALDPETNTLRYRDYRTKLVVDETKTFPFNV comes from the exons ATGGCCTAGTTGCTGAAATTGAGAAAAAGATTACAGAAGCTTTTGAGGTGTTTGACCGCGAAGCCAATAAAACTGTGGATGTCAG GGAGATTGGTTGCATTGTCAGGTCACTGGGTTGCTTCCCAAATGAGGCAGAAGTACAGGAACTGCTTGCAAAG atagAAGTAGAAGAACCGGGTGGATTCGTTCAtctggaaaaatttcttccGGTGATGACAGAAGTTCTACTTGACAGAAG ATTCCGACCTATTCCAGAAGATGTTATTCTACATGCATTTGAG gctTTGGATGAGAATAAATGTGGATATATTACCCAAGAGGACCTGGTAAAACATTTGACTGAAGAAG GTGAGCCCTTTACTCGGGAGGAAATGGAGGACATGCTCGCTGTTGCTCTAGATCCAGAAACAAATACTCTTCGTTACAGAGATTACCGTACAAAGCTGGTAGTAGATGAAACTAAGACCTTCCCTTTTAATGTCTGA